AAcctgggaaattccaagaagAATTGCAGACGGCTCCTGAGATGCAATGCAAATTGTTGCAGTACCCATGGAGGACATTTGCATTATGGTAGGACTGGTTGTCTCAGTAATGCTGTCGTGGTGATTGTTATGCAGAGAACTGCAGGATAAAATGGTAGTGCTAAATCAGCAGTGCTGAATAAGATGGCTgaaaaagccaggaaaacaaACGGTTGGAGCAGGAGGATTAGAGGAAGAACGAGAAGTAAGGCACCTCTCAGCTTTCTTGGGGACCAGCTTTTGGTTCTGCATGGCTCTCACTGAGCGTTTGGTGCCTCTCTGCTCCCCACGCTGCATCACTGTGCCCCAGGCAGGACAGAGCTCCTGCCATGGAGGGGAGAGGCTGAGGGGTGCCCTGAGTGTCTTGGGCTGACCCCAAAGGACTGCCCTGATGGTTCCACTGCAGCGCCAAGAGCTCCCCTTCAGGGCACGGAGGTTTTGAGTCGATGTTTTATACTGAGTGTTTGTGGGGAGCTGTTATCCCCAGGGCACTGTGTTGGTGAGTTTGCACCACCGTTGGCAGAATCTCtggtttatttgatttttaatcttgttttgGTTCATCTAAAATAGGAGTGGGTATCTCTGTCTGTCCTGTGTGATGCCTAAATATTACAGATAGGTACAGAGAGGTTGGAGGTACAGGAGGGGTTGGAGTTATTGACATGCTTGGGCTGAAGTGGGAAGACAAAAAAGGGGAATCtattttttcccaggaataTGTGACACGACAAGAGGTGACATGGACAGGGACCACTGGAGCCTGTGTAAAATGAAGTGGTTTGGATGTGCAGGCGGGACCTGGCTCGTCCCCAAGCTGAGGGAAGCCCGGGTGggccagctgctgcctgtggatGGCAACAGACTTGACCTTGGAGAAGGGAGAATGTGTTAAGAGAGACAAAGTGTGCTCAGACGCTTGAATTGCTGCCCATTGCTTTGGTTATCTTCTTATAAATCTTAATTTGGCTGTTTAGTTGAAGCAAGTGCAGTTAGGATGCCATTCCCTGCCTTGGGATGGATCCTCCCCTCCAGccatgttttcaaaataaagaaaaaaagaatcagcAGTCTGAGGAAGGCACATATAAAATCTGCAATGCAGAAATAGGATTATATATTTATCTGAGTTCTCATGTAGACAGATGATTAATACAGTACCAGCTACAGGGTTTACAGCTTGGTATATCATTAAGGTTCCCTGTAACTCTAATGTGAAAAGATAATAAATGAAGCGTCCTCGTCCCTGCCCTTGTCCTCCTTTTTCTAGTTTAGAAATACACTTGGAAGTTTTAATCTGAAAACATGATTCTGGTATCAGAACTGAGGATGGAAAGGaatgaaagggaaaatggaagacatctgaagtgttttttttcttgaaccTTTTTGAGACTTGAAATTGAGTGCATGAGGTCTTAACATACAAGCCTCATTTACGTATCTGCTTTAGGATTAGGAGGGGATCTTGAAAAATATTGCTAGGAAAgtattttttggggattttttttccacttggtAGAGAAAACTAACATACAATTTCTTAATTGGGTCCAGCTTCCTTCTAAGGAAACCTTGTTCCCCTGCTTTACCTTATCTGGAGCAATGAAAGCTGCAGATACAGGACATGTTAAAGTTTTTAGTATTGATCATGTAAACAGCAGTGCTTTCTGAGCTTTAATTGCCAAACCCTGAGAGAAGAATAATTGCAATATTTAAAGTAAAGCTGAATTAGAATGCTATGAAAGAACAAATATTAAAGTAAGTAGAAACATCCGAACATATTCCTTTTAAAGAAGGCACTTTATAGTGGGAGTCAGTCCTGGTGAGCTCAGTGCTGTTGTGGGCATTGGGAATCAAAGAGGATTAGGGTCTGGGATCCTCTGGAAAGCTTCTGTGCTGGATTTATCCCGTCAGAGAACTGACCCTGCTGCATTCAGGCAGAGCATGACCCAggctggtggcagtggcagcaaATCAGAGTGGGATGGCAGTGCTGGAAGGGCTCACACTGACCCTGAAAAGTGCAAAGGCTCCTGAAGGAGGGCACTTTTCACAGGGAAGCTTGGGAAGAGTTCTGCCCATTGCTGGATTAGGGAAAGGATAAATCCTTGCACATGGAGAAGAAAATCactatctgtgtgtgtgtagcaTGTATGCATCTCTAAAAGCCCCCAAACAGAGAGCAGTTGCTCTAAAATCCTTCTTGCTCTTTGGTTTACTGTGGAGTTTAACTCCATTTAAAGTTAATCTTGCAGTGGTTCACTTGAAAACAATACCAATTTTGTACTGCCTCCCCCACACCAGATCCACTCCCTTCCTCAGTAATTCGTGTTTGACCTCACAGCTGGTTCTCCAGAAACTTTCCTCCCAGCTGCCAGATATTTCTGTTCAGGAGTTAccctcaggagcagcagcacatttcCATGTTGGTCTGGCTTTTGTGTTTGTTCTGTAGTGAACACAGAGCCTCAGAGCTCGAGGCCTTACttaattcaaaattttataTGGATTTGACTTTCTCTCCCATGACTCTGCTTTTTTATAGCCCCCAAGTTCCACCGCAGcagtaagaaaacaaatacaggAATGCTTGTGATTACTTCAGATAAAAATTTCTTCTTGGGAGCTGTGGAGTTCATTCCTGCAGAGAACTGAACAGACCAGGGAATGAACCACGCGCTCCATTAAATCAAGAGAGCACCAAACATCTGTGGTGGTGGCCATAAGGGCTCCATGAAGCTGGTTTTAgctcagaaaggaaaagggaggagaTCCTACTCTTTTTTACCTCTTTGTGGGGAGAGCAAAGCAAATATGAGCATAGAAATAGGGAATCCCCTCAAAcctgttgttattattatttattatccCCTCAAACCATATTATTACATGGCTTAAATTGAAGATCCATCAGCTTCCATGGGGAAGGCAGAAggtgggatattttgggatattccATGTGTGCATATAAAAATAGCCTTGTAAGGAAAAAGTATGTAGGCCAGAGGCAgtggtttggaggttttttaaTCCATGTGgaggatggaaaaaaatctcGTCGTAATTAAGGTATTTCCGAGGATCTCTGTTATCAGCAGTAAATTCCTTTGTCTGCAAACAGGTCTTGACCTTGGCAAGCCCCAGGGGTGTTTCTGTGGGAGTTTCTGGGTGCAGCTGTAGGAGCCAGTGATGGAAGAAAGGTTTTATGGGCCACGCAGGCTCCTCGGCACATCCAGGCTCTTACCCAAGCAGTGGAGTAAACACATCCACAACTGGTGACAgaaaaattcacagaattcacagaaccactgggctggaagagaccttcaagatcatcgagtccaacccagcttCAACACCCCAACTCAGCtctggcacccagtgccacatccagtctgtttttaaacacacccagggatggggactccaccacctccccgggtggcccattccagaactttatcactctttctgtgaaaaaccaCTCCAAACCTGATGTCTGATGGGAAAATTTCTTTGGTGCCTTCTCAGAACATTTGCAgagtggcagagctgctgtcaaTCTGTCCCTCGTCCCCCCATGCaatccccatgtccccagagcTTTGGGCAGCTTTTCCTCCCCAGAGCCTCTCCATCACAGCCCAGCAAAGTTGATTTTTAGCATTCATCTCTCTTCCATGCCTACccagaggagggagggaattTGCTGTGTGTCTTTGCAGGACTTTTTGAGATGAGTTTTGAGAATTTAGGTGGTGCTGGTTCAGCCTGTGCTTGGGTTTCTCCACAGCCAGTGTTCCCTAGAAATCTTTTGTCTGGGATTTCTTGCCTGACTGTGTGGAGCAGCCTCTCCCTGTTTTTCAGACTGATGGATATATGGGTTGTTGCTTGTGGATCTTCTTCGGCATCATCTGCTTTCATTAGCATTTTTGAACAAAGGAATGAATCAGAATAAATCACAACTAATAGAAATATAGGAACAGATTATCATTTTGCAAAGCTGAACTCTCTCAGAGGAGATTACGTATTTAAATTTAACAAATACAACTTCATAAATAAACTAAATTAAACATCATCTAATTTTACTTTTGAAGCCAAGCAATTTTAATCCATACTCAGCTTCTTGTATAAATATTTCCCAACTCCATTTTATTCTTTGAGGCATTCTTATTcatatttaaaaaccaaaaatgtgCCAAATTGAACCACAGTTGTGTATACTGAATAAATGTAAAAGCTTGGGTATATTACATAATAATCTGGGAGTTGGCAGGAGGGAGTGATTGCATTTGTGAGTGTCCAAGTAGtgtaaaaatgcttttgcagAACCTAATATTTGTCTCTAAAGCTCTCTGACTGATGGCGTGCCTGAAAAATCCTTTTCATAAATCCCTTATGCAACGTTCAAAAGGAAGCAATAGATGATTAGAAATCTATATATTTCCCCAAGGATAATTGATGCAGAAACTGTGGTGCTTCAAGCATTGCCCAGCTGGTCTGGATTGTGAGCAAATCCCAGTTGGAATTCCTGATGGAAGGGCTGTTTTACTGCAGAACTAATTCTTAGAACTGGGAGCATTttaaccccccccccccccccaatatGTAATTGTGAGATTGGAAATGTGCTTTATCAATCATCTTATTAGATGAGATggaccttaaaaaaaaaaaaaaaaaggtaattagGTTGAAAAATTCTTATTAAGTGTTTCATAGGATGTTCACAAAGCTGAAATACAATTTTAGTCCAGCCTGCTTTCAGCCTAAAAATCACAATCAAAAGCCACTTTCCAGAAATAGGCTTAAATGCAGTTCTCTTTGCAGAATTGACCTGTCCAATGACTTCAGGGGCTGAAAATGTTCAACAGTGCTTTTCAAAAATACTTCCTTTCTAAGTAAATCAGATGTAAAGTTACCAAGAACTTGGTTCTCATCTAATATTTTGAAGATAGGACAAAACAAGAGAAGTGAAAGAAATCTGCatcttttttctggttttaatattGTGCCATTTATTGATGAAGATTTTATATaatgtttgaaaaaaatcttacaggtaagatttattttttcataataaaatCACCAAAATGGATAGTTTGGgtaaaaaattcttcttttcttacCACACTTAGGTTTTTCTGGGAATAGTTGAACAGTGCTTTTCCCAGTGGTTGATGTGAGCATTTGCTGTGTAGCAACAATTCTGTAGAGCTTTGGGATTGTAGATTgatggcagggctggaatggCTGGATTTGTTCTTCAAATGCAAAGCATCcaggaggaaggtgaggaaattgagctgctgctgtttgttccATCTTCCATCACAAACgagagctcctggctgggaatTTTGTCACGTAGCAAATGACAAAAATACTCCTGTTGGTTCTAAGTGCAGGCAGGTCCTGCTGAAATCCAAATAAATTCCACTTTCCTGGTGAAATGAGCAGCCCTGGATAGAGGAAGGTTCCTGAGGATGGGGTGAGCACTGCTGCATCAGTGCTGCTCCAGGTTTTCAGGATGTCCTTGAGTAAGTTTGTAGGGATGGTAAGATGAGAGGAGGGATAATTTCATTGGGAGAATGCAGCAAGGAGTGGTTCAAGAGCTGCATTTTGCAAGTGAAATGTTCTAACAGTCCTGCAGCTTGGAAATATCGCGAATAATCAAGGACTTGTCCCCCAATTATGTGCTGGTGACAAATTAGGTGCTCCTCAGGCTGGGGCACATGCAGGGAGAGGTCAGCTGCAGATGTGTAAAGAACATTAAATGAAAAGGGTTTTCTGCAAATAGCACTGACTAGATTTTGATAATtcttgcaaaacaaaaatttgacataaaaattttctattttttggtAGTGCCTCTTgctgcagagaaagaaatgtgagAGCATAATTTAATGCAAGTTGTCAAAACAATATTTTGACTCTTTTCCGGTGGACTGCAGTTTTTTCCTTGCCACCAAACTCCTGGATGCATTCCAGTCTTTATCAACCTACCTGTTGTTCTGGACATTATTTAATCCTATCCTTCAACTGTCTGTTAGCTGCAAGAACAGATTTTGCATATTCAGACCTTCTAAACATTGCTTACAAATAAAAAAGGCTGATAAATCCCTGTATTTTCTGATAGACAAAATATAGTCTAACCTTTAGTGGTTTAATCACCATTCCACatatacaaaataattataatttaaaaattattcttctcaAACAGCTGGTTTTTTACAGCATGAAAAGGATTTGATATTTGAATAATCAAGGCATGGAAAGTGTGGTGCTGCCTAGGATTCAGATTGACATCTTGGTCTAGAACATTAAATACTATCTTATGCACaaaatgttaattattttattaaaatctgTATTCATGAATCATTCTCTGACACAAGGTAATGTACTTGCAACTCAAAATAACCTCATTTGAGCAAATGTTTCTAATCAAGGGGAAGTGGCCTGGTATGATGCTGCAGAACAGTTGGCCAGAGTTGtgcaaagaatatttttaacagTGTTTTTGGGGCTTGGTGAGGTTCCTGCAAGAATTCTGACAAAGCCACTGGTGAGGGTGGTGCTGCCTGCTGCCTTTACTGGGCTCAGGTGGGTAAAAGCCAGCAGAAGGGAATGTCAGCATCAGTGTCAGACTGGGATTGTGCCACGGCCGTGCTGGGAGCTGTGTGACTCCTGCGCTGTCACTGAGAGCTGCCATCAGCAGGAGGGAAATATTCAATACCGACCTTGCCACTGTGTAATTTTCCTTGCCTGCTCTCCAGGGGGATGCAGATCTGCTGAGGGCAGGAGCTCTGCggagggctggggacagcctggatccgtgggctggggacagccaggccaAGTGTcgggtcctgccctgggacCACAGAaatcctgcagctccagcctggggtGGGCAGCTGGAAAGGTGGGAgaggccctgggggtgctggggacagcggCTGGACACGAGCCCAGAGgtgcccaggggtgcccaggggtgcccaggtgtgaccagctgagcccagaggtgcccaggggtgcccaggggtgcccaggggtgcccaggtggaCACGAGGCCAGTggtgggctgtgccagccctgggctggcagcaggaccagggcagggattgtcccctgtgctggcactgctgaggcaccACCCCAAGTCCTGGGGCAGCGCCGAACCCTCACAGGAaggacctggaggggctggaggggtccagggcagggaacggagctgggaaggggctgagggagctgggaaggtgtgggaatccagagcttccctctggctgccctggcaggtctgggaccctggcaggggtcaggaacccccctggacagagcccccagagacactggctgtgatctctgtccatggaaaagagttttcaatcttacaggatgaattacaagctttgagtgtttgacaagagtaataattaagtgtggcacgggtgcaaaagtaaaattttaggattctagattaggggttcagaggggacaagatggaggaaattgggtgtgttgtgtccttttcctccttcttcatgccctccatgtttcactgtggtgttggcatttttctgttggttcaggctggggacacactgtccaacgtaggtgacagatattggcacgttattgtaaatccagcacaggtagtttgtggtatttaatgtttgtaccatcccactgagggcagagccccacacgctgccctgcaggacagagctgcggcagggcagcagaacatgttagagataaacagaataaacaaccttgaaacagcacagaccaattatggcagcggggcagaaagacagagactttctacaatctcggaatccccaatacccacagattctgacaggaaggggctgagcctggagaaaaggagctcaggggggacctggtggctctgcacagctcctgccaggaggggacagtcGGGGGgttcaggctctgctcccagggaacagggacaggaggagagggaacggcctcaggctgggccaggggaggtttagacctgggaaataaaaaaaaaaaaa
The Taeniopygia guttata chromosome 12, bTaeGut7.mat, whole genome shotgun sequence DNA segment above includes these coding regions:
- the LOC140684970 gene encoding uncharacterized protein, which produces MSLTNVSNQGEVAWYDAAEQLARVVQRIFLTVFLGLGEVPARILTKPLVRVVLPAAFTGLRWVKASRRECQHQCQTGIVPRPCWELCDSCAVTESCHQQEGNIQYRPCHCVIFLACSPGGCRSAEGRSSAEGWGQPGSVGWGQPGQVSGPALGPQKSCSSSLGWAAGKVGEALGVLGTAAGHEPRGAQGCPGVPRGAQVDTRPVVGCASPGLAAGPGQGLSPVLALLRHHPKSWGSAEPSQEGPGGAGGVQGRERSWEGAEGAGKVWESRASLWLPWQVWDPGRGQEPPWTEPPETLAVISVHGKEFSILQDELQALSV